From Ptychodera flava strain L36383 chromosome 9, AS_Pfla_20210202, whole genome shotgun sequence:
TAAGTGGTAGCCCAGACAAGcaatggaaaaatttgagagtccaaatatctgcccCCAAGGCGCAATTTACGTTAATAGTTGTTGTTGCACATAACAGTTTTTTTACCTGGGTGAGTAGGGTTTATTTCCCTGTGATCAAATCAATGCTGTTTGCATTCAGGAAGTACCGAGCACCAAGGAATGTGAGGTCACCTACAACCACCGCAGTGCACTGTACAGATGGATAGAGGTGTGCAAATTGATGACGCCAGGTACGGTCAAAATTCCGGAACTACGCTTTGATGATTTACTTGCTGAATTGATACGCTGTGCGGGAGAGGCAGCTGGAATCACCGTCTTGATAAAGTAGGTACTggattgtttgtttgtacttGTGTCTCAAGGTTATAGACAGTATGATTGTGCATCACAGTTCAGTTGGTCAACTTAACCCTTTGCATcctgaccccctggtgacctatgacatcatgtggACATTTTTGTCCAAGCCGGGTTCAAAGTGCTAAGGTAGTAAGCGCCTCAAAAAGGAAAgccttaaacctttgctcaaacttttctcaaggaatctttcaaccattctttcaaaatcaagaatgaaaatttggggtcaccatgctaattttggtactggagaaacaaatcgcCCAATATTAACTaaatgtcaaattcaaaatggccaccatccttgtgttaactctatggaggaaaataaaatttttgattttcaaaaacctaaGGCAGTGAAAGTATTACTTATACgagcacccacaagtggtagattagaaaagaattgtgaaagtttgagagtccaaatatttgtcctcGAGGtatattctaccttaagataAGTGCATTGTGTGCTTGAAAGCAGAAAAATTATTCCCCGTCTGTTTACTATACCTttgaaaagtccttgaattttaaaggcTCCTTGAAATCCTGAAAAGTCCTCGAAAATGGAATTTTTCCCGGAAATTGATAAGCATTTTTCCAAtctaccatcttagtttttcgaaaatcgaaaattgtattttgccCCATAAAGTTatcacagggatggtggccattttgaatttcggtaTCAATATATTCTTTgtagtttgtttctcaagtaccaaactttgcatgggacccttgacttttattttttatcaggtAAGatcatggttgaaagttttatcaaggaaagtttgagcaaaagtttaagtctttcattttagaggcgcaaactaccttaaaggATATTACCACCATCCGTGTTTGAAGGGGCTGTCATATTCCATACTATGTCAAAATcttaaattttctgtttttttcacaGTATGAGAGAGTCGTCAAGACGTGAGTTTAAAGTGTGTGGCAATACAGTCACGGTACAAAGTAACATTGAAGTGTCATGTTCTTCTGAAGTAATAATGAATGTCATCACACACACAGAGGTttgtactttaacccttttaccacaatggtttggcccaaacccattgttatcaatggggAGTGCGGACCGGCTCACAGGGAATTTGGGGCGGACAGATTATTAGGTGGCTCTGTGATAGAAAGGCTAGAAAATGTGCCAAGTTAATATATGCAACAGAAGTAAAGGTTTAGAAACCAGCATTTCACTAAGCTCGAGATAGCAGCAAATTCTGCAAGACTGAATGCTTTCGCCAATTTGCGGAAAGAGTAACTACAAATTCACCAGACTACGTTTCAGAGTTTCTTTTTCACCTCGATTGATCCTGGGCCTGTGCACATACCTAAAGATATAGAGGGACACCAGTCTTGATGTCAAGCTGTGCATTGTATCAGCTACTTCATTTTGTAGTGACTGAAAACTCAATGTGTTCAACTTAAAACCAATGTGATGATTCCTTATATTCTGACATCTTAGAAAAGTGGTTCTGTCACTTTTTTTCTCTTATAAAGCCAGTTTCTTGTTACGTGATCAAAATGGCTGCGTTTTTAGTCTGCAGATTACATTCTTTCCAGTAAACTAAATACATTTGCTTTCTGTCCTGTTTCCTTTCCTTTTCCCACACAGCAAAGCTGCTCTCCGAGTGACTCCGGGTGCTGTGATATGGAAGCAATATTAGGACAGATATCAGCAAAGTGTTTGGCTGTGGCTGGAGATAGTCCATTCGGCAATGATTCTCACAAGACTGTGTACAATGTGTCCGTGATAGCCAAGCGTGTCGATGATGCCTGGAAATTGATTGTTATTCCAGTCCAATGCCATTTTTCACGCAACACCTTGCGTACAATGGAGGAGTGCCCCATTCCTAATCCATTAAGGAAATCATTTATACTTCATGATGAACTTGTCTTTGAAGAAGACATTTATAGTCTTGAGgttttcaaacttttgtacCGCTCATTTAAAGCCGTTCTTCTTATTTATAAAAGATGTTTTCAAGATACCTAAGATATAGGAAAGTGGGTCAAATTTATCCACCCTTTTCACAGCCAGTTTCCAATGACCCTAttgttttttgctgtattaTTATACTTACACTAACAGAAGTATGAGAGGGTAAACTAACCATAGCACAGTATTACTACCGAGTGTACATGATAGGTTAGACTGGCCCAAGTTGCATGGCTTTTCTTTGATGTACTACTGGCTGGCCAAGCGCTTTTGGCCATTGCGTTCACCCAACAATCTTCACGAC
This genomic window contains:
- the LOC139140878 gene encoding uncharacterized protein, whose protein sequence is MDGGPATCDSDEEESASGSGNIASARLSQRSRFMSAGSRESGTTTHRVPQIAEDVNHCKYYLQGTCTTCSEGVESHGRLIFRPESVWGDRERRILRISEHTLRISAVRSHNKIISSWLICPTAAFPKVTDTDAVNYLQSATESCNIRHEVHRLIRTQWSVELESDNFLHFIRDFSENHVMEEIPKHKLLSFVDSEVPSTKECEVTYNHRSALYRWIEVCKLMTPGTVKIPELRFDDLLAELIRCAGEAAGITVLINMRESSRREFKVCGNTVTVQSNIEVSCSSEVIMNVITHTEQSCSPSDSGCCDMEAILGQISAKCLAVAGDSPFGNDSHKTVYNVSVIAKRVDDAWKLIVIPVQCHFSRNTLRTMEECPIPNPLRKSFILHDELVFEEDIYSLEVFKLLYRSFKAVLLIYKRCFQDT